One window of Cervus elaphus chromosome 2, mCerEla1.1, whole genome shotgun sequence genomic DNA carries:
- the TMEM132A gene encoding transmembrane protein 132A isoform X4, which yields MCAWMAGRAAAAPRGPCGPWLCLLVAFALDIVRVDCDQDPLDPVYLPAALGLLDAPEHFRVQQVVPPRVTDPHQRPVPWDVRAVSVEAAVTPAEPHARVLFHLRGQDWPPGPGSLPCARLHATHPAGTAHRACRFQPSLGACVVELEFPSHWFSQGSATRAELAYTLEPTAEGPGGCESAGEEDPGEQALPVGSVELRPADPPQHQEVPLDEAVTLRVPDVPLRPGQLFSATLLLRHNFTAGVLTLRIKVKKGLHVMAARLAQPTLWTAKLDRFKGSKHHTTLITCHRVGPVEPNSSSPLELSEFLWVDFLVENGTSGGVAVTRPVTWQLEYPGQAPEAEKDKMVWEILVSERDIRALVPLAKAEELVNTAPLTGVPRRVPVRLVTVDSGGALVEVTEHIGCESANTQVLQVSEACDAVFVSGKESRGARGVRVDFWWRRLRASLRMTVWAPLLPLRIEVTDTTLEQVRGWRVPGPAEGALEPEAAAVEEAERRARSCRLLYQRAGVRFLVPFAAHPLDGGRRLTHLLGPDWLLDVSHLVAPHARVQDPRVASLEGGRVLVGREPGVTSIEVRSPLSDSILGEQALAVTDDKVSVLELRVQPVMGISLALSWGTAHPGEVTATCWAQSALPAPKQEVALSLWLSFSDHTLAPAELYDHHDLGLSVSAEEPGAVLPAEEQGAHLRVVVSGAGAEGLPLHVALHPPEPCRRGRHRVPLASGTAWLGRPPAPTSAPALPSSPAQSSSPAPEASVGGGRRAAGSMGGSGDVRGKFEQTEEEAGKEEAEAREEEEEDGEEEMVPAPQRVTELELGMYALLGIFCLAILIFLVNGVVFVLRYQRKEPPDGAADPASPQPHNWVWLGTDQEELSRQLDRQSPGPPKGEGGCPCESGGGGEALTLAQAQAQAPAGGTTSSSGTLARKEAGGRRKRVEFVTFAPAPPAQLPEEPVGAPAVQSILVAGEEDIRWVCEDMGLKDPEELRSYMERIRGSS from the exons ATGTGCGCCTGGATGGCGGGGCGCGCGGCGGCGGCTCCCCGGGGGCCCTGCGGCCCCTGGCTCTGCCTCCTGGTGGCCTTCGCCCTGGACATCGTGAGAG TGGACTGTGACCAGGACCCCCTGGACCCCGTCTACCTGCCGGCGGCCCTGGGACTCCTGGATGCCCCTGAGCACTTCCGTGTGCAGCAG GTGGTCCCTCCTCGGGTCACTGACCCACACCAACGGCCAGTCCCATGGGACGTGAGGGCTGTATCAGTGGAAGCGGCCGTGACTCCAGCAGAGCCCCACGCCCGTGTCCTCTTCCACCTCAGAGGGCAGGATTggcccccagggcctggcagCCTGCCCTGTGCCCGGCTCCATGCCACACACCCTGCAGGCACTGCTCACCGAGCCTGCCGCTTCCAG CCATCCCTGGGCGCCTGTGTGGTGGAGCTGGAGTTCCCTTCGCACTGGTTCTCCCAGGGCTCCGCCACCCGGGCAGAGCTGGCCTACACACTGGAGCCAACAGCTGAGGGTCCTGGGGGCTGTGAGTCTGCCGGGGAGGAAGACCCCGGGGAGCAGGCCCTCCCAGTGGGCAGTGTGGAGCTGCGCCCAGCGGACCCCCCACAGCACCAAGAGGTGCCCCTGGATGAGGCAGTGACTCTGCGGGTGCCTGACGTGCCTTTGCGGCCCGGCCAGCTCTTCAGCGCCACCCTCCTGCTTCGGCACAACTTCACAGCTGGTGTCCTGACCCTGCG GATCAAGGTAAAGAAGGGGCTGCACGTGATGGCTGCCCGCCTAGCCCAGCCCACCCTCTGGACTGCCAAGCTGGACCGCTTCAAGGGCTCCAAGCACCACACCACTCTCATAACCTGCCATCGAGTCGGGCCAGTGGAGCCAAACTCCAG CAGCCCCCTTGAACTGTCCGAGTTCCTGTGGGTGGACTTTTTGGTGGAGAATGGCACTAGTGGGGGCGTGGCGGTCACTCGCCCTGTCACCTGGCAGCTAGAGTACCCAGGCCAGGCCCCCGAAGCAGAGAAGGACAAAATGGTGTGGGAGATCCTGGTGTCGGAGCGGGACATAAGAGCCCTCGTCCCACTGGCCAAG gctgaggagctCGTGAACACGGCGCCGTTGACTGGAGTGCCGCGGCGTGTCCCTGTGCGCCTTGTCACCGTGGACAGTGGTGGAGCTCTGGTGGAGGTGACAGAACACATCGGCTGCGAGTCGGCCAACACACAGGTCCTGCAG GTGTCTGAGGCCTGTGACGCTGTGTTTGTGTCCGGCAAGGAGAGCCGGGGCGCTCGGGGGGTGCGGGTGGATTTCTGGTGGCGCCGGCTGCGGGCCTCGCTGCGGATGACAGTGTGGGCCCCACTGCTGCCCCTGCGCATCGAGGTGACTGACACCACCCTCGAGCAGGTCCGAGGCTGGAGGGTACCTGGCCCAGCGGAAGG CGCGCTGGAGCCGGAGGCCGCGGCGGTGGAGGAGGCGGAGCGGCGAGCCCGCAGCTGCCGCCTGCTGTACCAGCGCGCCGGCGTGCGCTTCCTCGTCCCCTTCGCTGCCCATCCGCTGGACGGCGGCCGCCGCCTCACCCATCTGCTCGGCCCGGACTGGCTGCTGGACGTGTCCCACCTCGTGGCGCCGCACGCCCGTGTGCAAGACCCGCGCGTAGCCTCGCTGGAGGGAGGCCGGGTCCTGGTGGGCCGGGAGCCCGGTGTCACCTCCATCGAG GTGCGCTCCCCATTGTCTGACTCCATCCTCGGGGAGCAGGCGCTGGCTGTGACAGATGACAAGGTCTCCGTGCTGGAGCTGCGGGTGCAGCCGGTGATGGGCATCTCACTGGCCCTAAGCTGGGGCACTGCCCACCCCGGGGAGGTCACAGCCACGTGCTGGGCGCAGTCCGCCCTTCCCGCCCCAAAGCAG GAGGTGGCCCTCTCCCTGTGGCTGTCCTTCTCTGACCACACCCTGGCCCCCGCCGAGCTCTACGACCACCATGACCTGGGACTGTCCGTCTCAGCCGAGGAGCCCGGTGCCGTGCTGCCAGCTGAGGAGCAGGGTGCCCATCTCCGGGTGGTGGTGAGTGGGGCGGGTGCCGAGGGGCTGCCCTTGCACGTGGCTCTGCACCCCCCGGAGCCCTGCCGCCGCGGCCGCCACCGTGTGCCCCTGGCCTCTGGCACTGCCTGGCTAGGGCGGCCCCCTGCTCCCACCTCGGcccctgccctcccatccagcccAGCTCAGAGCTCGTCACCAGCTCCAGAGGCCAGCGTGGGTGGAGGACGGCGGGCAGCAGGCAGCATGGGGGGCAGTGGGGATGTGAGGGGCAAGTTCGAGCAGACAGAGGAAGAGGCcgggaaggaggaggcagaagctagggaggaggaggaggaggacggagaggaggagatggttccCGCCCCTCAGCGGGTCACTGAGCTAGAGCTGGGCATGTATGCCCTGCTGGGCATCTTCTGTCTGGCCATCCTCATCTTCCTGGTCAATGGCGTGGTCTTCGTGCTGCGCTACCAGCGCAAGGAGCCTCCCGACGGTGCTGCTGACcctgcctccccccagccccacaaCTGGGTCTGGCTGGGCACCGACCAGGAGGAACTGAGTCGCCAGCTGGACCGGCAGTCCCCTGGCCCGCccaagggggaggggggctgcccTTGCgagagtgggggaggaggggaggccctgaccctggcccaggcccaggcccaggcccctgCTGGGGGCACCACCAGCTCCTCGGGCACCTTGGCCAGGAAGGAAGCCGGGGGGCGGAGGAAGCGCGTGGAGTTTGTGACGTTTGCGCCAGCGCCCCCGGCCCAGCTGCCCGAGGAGCCAGTGGGGGCTCCGGCCGTGCAGTCCATCCTGGTGGCGGGCGAGGAGGACATCCGCTGGGTGTGTGAGGACATGGGGCTGAAGGACCCCGAGGAGCTACGCAGCTACATGGAGCGGATCCGGGGCAGCTCCTGA
- the TMEM132A gene encoding transmembrane protein 132A isoform X2, which yields MCAWMAGRAAAAPRGPCGPWLCLLVAFALDIVRVDCDQDPLDPVYLPAALGLLDAPEHFRVQQVGRYPPANSSLGSRSETFLLLQPWPRAQPLLRASYPPFATQQVVPPRVTDPHQRPVPWDVRAVSVEAAVTPAEPHARVLFHLRGQDWPPGPGSLPCARLHATHPAGTAHRACRFQPSLGACVVELEFPSHWFSQGSATRAELAYTLEPTAEGPGGCESAGEEDPGEQALPVGSVELRPADPPQHQEVPLDEAVTLRVPDVPLRPGQLFSATLLLRHNFTAGVLTLRIKVKKGLHVMAARLAQPTLWTAKLDRFKGSKHHTTLITCHRVGPVEPNSSPLELSEFLWVDFLVENGTSGGVAVTRPVTWQLEYPGQAPEAEKDKMVWEILVSERDIRALVPLAKAEELVNTAPLTGVPRRVPVRLVTVDSGGALVEVTEHIGCESANTQVLQVSEACDAVFVSGKESRGARGVRVDFWWRRLRASLRMTVWAPLLPLRIEVTDTTLEQVRGWRVPGPAEGALEPEAAAVEEAERRARSCRLLYQRAGVRFLVPFAAHPLDGGRRLTHLLGPDWLLDVSHLVAPHARVQDPRVASLEGGRVLVGREPGVTSIEVRSPLSDSILGEQALAVTDDKVSVLELRVQPVMGISLALSWGTAHPGEVTATCWAQSALPAPKQEVALSLWLSFSDHTLAPAELYDHHDLGLSVSAEEPGAVLPAEEQGAHLRVVVSGAGAEGLPLHVALHPPEPCRRGRHRVPLASGTAWLGRPPAPTSAPALPSSPAQSSSPAPEASVGGGRRAAGSMGGSGDVRGKFEQTEEEAGKEEAEAREEEEEDGEEEMVPAPQRVTELELGMYALLGIFCLAILIFLVNGVVFVLRYQRKEPPDGAADPASPQPHNWVWLGTDQEELSRQLDRQSPGPPKGEGGCPCESGGGGEALTLAQAQAQAPAGGTTSSSGTLARKEAGGRRKRVEFVTFAPAPPAQLPEEPVGAPAVQSILVAGEEDIRWVCEDMGLKDPEELRSYMERIRGSS from the exons ATGTGCGCCTGGATGGCGGGGCGCGCGGCGGCGGCTCCCCGGGGGCCCTGCGGCCCCTGGCTCTGCCTCCTGGTGGCCTTCGCCCTGGACATCGTGAGAG TGGACTGTGACCAGGACCCCCTGGACCCCGTCTACCTGCCGGCGGCCCTGGGACTCCTGGATGCCCCTGAGCACTTCCGTGTGCAGCAGGTGGGCCGCTACCCCCCTGCTAACTCCTCTCTGGGCTCCCGATCTGAGACCTTTCTGCTCCTGCAgccctggcccagggcccagCCACTTCTCCGGGCCTCCTACCCACCCTTCGCCACTCAGCAG GTGGTCCCTCCTCGGGTCACTGACCCACACCAACGGCCAGTCCCATGGGACGTGAGGGCTGTATCAGTGGAAGCGGCCGTGACTCCAGCAGAGCCCCACGCCCGTGTCCTCTTCCACCTCAGAGGGCAGGATTggcccccagggcctggcagCCTGCCCTGTGCCCGGCTCCATGCCACACACCCTGCAGGCACTGCTCACCGAGCCTGCCGCTTCCAG CCATCCCTGGGCGCCTGTGTGGTGGAGCTGGAGTTCCCTTCGCACTGGTTCTCCCAGGGCTCCGCCACCCGGGCAGAGCTGGCCTACACACTGGAGCCAACAGCTGAGGGTCCTGGGGGCTGTGAGTCTGCCGGGGAGGAAGACCCCGGGGAGCAGGCCCTCCCAGTGGGCAGTGTGGAGCTGCGCCCAGCGGACCCCCCACAGCACCAAGAGGTGCCCCTGGATGAGGCAGTGACTCTGCGGGTGCCTGACGTGCCTTTGCGGCCCGGCCAGCTCTTCAGCGCCACCCTCCTGCTTCGGCACAACTTCACAGCTGGTGTCCTGACCCTGCG GATCAAGGTAAAGAAGGGGCTGCACGTGATGGCTGCCCGCCTAGCCCAGCCCACCCTCTGGACTGCCAAGCTGGACCGCTTCAAGGGCTCCAAGCACCACACCACTCTCATAACCTGCCATCGAGTCGGGCCAGTGGAGCCAAACTCCAG CCCCCTTGAACTGTCCGAGTTCCTGTGGGTGGACTTTTTGGTGGAGAATGGCACTAGTGGGGGCGTGGCGGTCACTCGCCCTGTCACCTGGCAGCTAGAGTACCCAGGCCAGGCCCCCGAAGCAGAGAAGGACAAAATGGTGTGGGAGATCCTGGTGTCGGAGCGGGACATAAGAGCCCTCGTCCCACTGGCCAAG gctgaggagctCGTGAACACGGCGCCGTTGACTGGAGTGCCGCGGCGTGTCCCTGTGCGCCTTGTCACCGTGGACAGTGGTGGAGCTCTGGTGGAGGTGACAGAACACATCGGCTGCGAGTCGGCCAACACACAGGTCCTGCAG GTGTCTGAGGCCTGTGACGCTGTGTTTGTGTCCGGCAAGGAGAGCCGGGGCGCTCGGGGGGTGCGGGTGGATTTCTGGTGGCGCCGGCTGCGGGCCTCGCTGCGGATGACAGTGTGGGCCCCACTGCTGCCCCTGCGCATCGAGGTGACTGACACCACCCTCGAGCAGGTCCGAGGCTGGAGGGTACCTGGCCCAGCGGAAGG CGCGCTGGAGCCGGAGGCCGCGGCGGTGGAGGAGGCGGAGCGGCGAGCCCGCAGCTGCCGCCTGCTGTACCAGCGCGCCGGCGTGCGCTTCCTCGTCCCCTTCGCTGCCCATCCGCTGGACGGCGGCCGCCGCCTCACCCATCTGCTCGGCCCGGACTGGCTGCTGGACGTGTCCCACCTCGTGGCGCCGCACGCCCGTGTGCAAGACCCGCGCGTAGCCTCGCTGGAGGGAGGCCGGGTCCTGGTGGGCCGGGAGCCCGGTGTCACCTCCATCGAG GTGCGCTCCCCATTGTCTGACTCCATCCTCGGGGAGCAGGCGCTGGCTGTGACAGATGACAAGGTCTCCGTGCTGGAGCTGCGGGTGCAGCCGGTGATGGGCATCTCACTGGCCCTAAGCTGGGGCACTGCCCACCCCGGGGAGGTCACAGCCACGTGCTGGGCGCAGTCCGCCCTTCCCGCCCCAAAGCAG GAGGTGGCCCTCTCCCTGTGGCTGTCCTTCTCTGACCACACCCTGGCCCCCGCCGAGCTCTACGACCACCATGACCTGGGACTGTCCGTCTCAGCCGAGGAGCCCGGTGCCGTGCTGCCAGCTGAGGAGCAGGGTGCCCATCTCCGGGTGGTGGTGAGTGGGGCGGGTGCCGAGGGGCTGCCCTTGCACGTGGCTCTGCACCCCCCGGAGCCCTGCCGCCGCGGCCGCCACCGTGTGCCCCTGGCCTCTGGCACTGCCTGGCTAGGGCGGCCCCCTGCTCCCACCTCGGcccctgccctcccatccagcccAGCTCAGAGCTCGTCACCAGCTCCAGAGGCCAGCGTGGGTGGAGGACGGCGGGCAGCAGGCAGCATGGGGGGCAGTGGGGATGTGAGGGGCAAGTTCGAGCAGACAGAGGAAGAGGCcgggaaggaggaggcagaagctagggaggaggaggaggaggacggagaggaggagatggttccCGCCCCTCAGCGGGTCACTGAGCTAGAGCTGGGCATGTATGCCCTGCTGGGCATCTTCTGTCTGGCCATCCTCATCTTCCTGGTCAATGGCGTGGTCTTCGTGCTGCGCTACCAGCGCAAGGAGCCTCCCGACGGTGCTGCTGACcctgcctccccccagccccacaaCTGGGTCTGGCTGGGCACCGACCAGGAGGAACTGAGTCGCCAGCTGGACCGGCAGTCCCCTGGCCCGCccaagggggaggggggctgcccTTGCgagagtgggggaggaggggaggccctgaccctggcccaggcccaggcccaggcccctgCTGGGGGCACCACCAGCTCCTCGGGCACCTTGGCCAGGAAGGAAGCCGGGGGGCGGAGGAAGCGCGTGGAGTTTGTGACGTTTGCGCCAGCGCCCCCGGCCCAGCTGCCCGAGGAGCCAGTGGGGGCTCCGGCCGTGCAGTCCATCCTGGTGGCGGGCGAGGAGGACATCCGCTGGGTGTGTGAGGACATGGGGCTGAAGGACCCCGAGGAGCTACGCAGCTACATGGAGCGGATCCGGGGCAGCTCCTGA
- the TMEM132A gene encoding transmembrane protein 132A isoform X1 — protein MCAWMAGRAAAAPRGPCGPWLCLLVAFALDIVRVDCDQDPLDPVYLPAALGLLDAPEHFRVQQVGRYPPANSSLGSRSETFLLLQPWPRAQPLLRASYPPFATQQVVPPRVTDPHQRPVPWDVRAVSVEAAVTPAEPHARVLFHLRGQDWPPGPGSLPCARLHATHPAGTAHRACRFQPSLGACVVELEFPSHWFSQGSATRAELAYTLEPTAEGPGGCESAGEEDPGEQALPVGSVELRPADPPQHQEVPLDEAVTLRVPDVPLRPGQLFSATLLLRHNFTAGVLTLRIKVKKGLHVMAARLAQPTLWTAKLDRFKGSKHHTTLITCHRVGPVEPNSSSPLELSEFLWVDFLVENGTSGGVAVTRPVTWQLEYPGQAPEAEKDKMVWEILVSERDIRALVPLAKAEELVNTAPLTGVPRRVPVRLVTVDSGGALVEVTEHIGCESANTQVLQVSEACDAVFVSGKESRGARGVRVDFWWRRLRASLRMTVWAPLLPLRIEVTDTTLEQVRGWRVPGPAEGALEPEAAAVEEAERRARSCRLLYQRAGVRFLVPFAAHPLDGGRRLTHLLGPDWLLDVSHLVAPHARVQDPRVASLEGGRVLVGREPGVTSIEVRSPLSDSILGEQALAVTDDKVSVLELRVQPVMGISLALSWGTAHPGEVTATCWAQSALPAPKQEVALSLWLSFSDHTLAPAELYDHHDLGLSVSAEEPGAVLPAEEQGAHLRVVVSGAGAEGLPLHVALHPPEPCRRGRHRVPLASGTAWLGRPPAPTSAPALPSSPAQSSSPAPEASVGGGRRAAGSMGGSGDVRGKFEQTEEEAGKEEAEAREEEEEDGEEEMVPAPQRVTELELGMYALLGIFCLAILIFLVNGVVFVLRYQRKEPPDGAADPASPQPHNWVWLGTDQEELSRQLDRQSPGPPKGEGGCPCESGGGGEALTLAQAQAQAPAGGTTSSSGTLARKEAGGRRKRVEFVTFAPAPPAQLPEEPVGAPAVQSILVAGEEDIRWVCEDMGLKDPEELRSYMERIRGSS, from the exons ATGTGCGCCTGGATGGCGGGGCGCGCGGCGGCGGCTCCCCGGGGGCCCTGCGGCCCCTGGCTCTGCCTCCTGGTGGCCTTCGCCCTGGACATCGTGAGAG TGGACTGTGACCAGGACCCCCTGGACCCCGTCTACCTGCCGGCGGCCCTGGGACTCCTGGATGCCCCTGAGCACTTCCGTGTGCAGCAGGTGGGCCGCTACCCCCCTGCTAACTCCTCTCTGGGCTCCCGATCTGAGACCTTTCTGCTCCTGCAgccctggcccagggcccagCCACTTCTCCGGGCCTCCTACCCACCCTTCGCCACTCAGCAG GTGGTCCCTCCTCGGGTCACTGACCCACACCAACGGCCAGTCCCATGGGACGTGAGGGCTGTATCAGTGGAAGCGGCCGTGACTCCAGCAGAGCCCCACGCCCGTGTCCTCTTCCACCTCAGAGGGCAGGATTggcccccagggcctggcagCCTGCCCTGTGCCCGGCTCCATGCCACACACCCTGCAGGCACTGCTCACCGAGCCTGCCGCTTCCAG CCATCCCTGGGCGCCTGTGTGGTGGAGCTGGAGTTCCCTTCGCACTGGTTCTCCCAGGGCTCCGCCACCCGGGCAGAGCTGGCCTACACACTGGAGCCAACAGCTGAGGGTCCTGGGGGCTGTGAGTCTGCCGGGGAGGAAGACCCCGGGGAGCAGGCCCTCCCAGTGGGCAGTGTGGAGCTGCGCCCAGCGGACCCCCCACAGCACCAAGAGGTGCCCCTGGATGAGGCAGTGACTCTGCGGGTGCCTGACGTGCCTTTGCGGCCCGGCCAGCTCTTCAGCGCCACCCTCCTGCTTCGGCACAACTTCACAGCTGGTGTCCTGACCCTGCG GATCAAGGTAAAGAAGGGGCTGCACGTGATGGCTGCCCGCCTAGCCCAGCCCACCCTCTGGACTGCCAAGCTGGACCGCTTCAAGGGCTCCAAGCACCACACCACTCTCATAACCTGCCATCGAGTCGGGCCAGTGGAGCCAAACTCCAG CAGCCCCCTTGAACTGTCCGAGTTCCTGTGGGTGGACTTTTTGGTGGAGAATGGCACTAGTGGGGGCGTGGCGGTCACTCGCCCTGTCACCTGGCAGCTAGAGTACCCAGGCCAGGCCCCCGAAGCAGAGAAGGACAAAATGGTGTGGGAGATCCTGGTGTCGGAGCGGGACATAAGAGCCCTCGTCCCACTGGCCAAG gctgaggagctCGTGAACACGGCGCCGTTGACTGGAGTGCCGCGGCGTGTCCCTGTGCGCCTTGTCACCGTGGACAGTGGTGGAGCTCTGGTGGAGGTGACAGAACACATCGGCTGCGAGTCGGCCAACACACAGGTCCTGCAG GTGTCTGAGGCCTGTGACGCTGTGTTTGTGTCCGGCAAGGAGAGCCGGGGCGCTCGGGGGGTGCGGGTGGATTTCTGGTGGCGCCGGCTGCGGGCCTCGCTGCGGATGACAGTGTGGGCCCCACTGCTGCCCCTGCGCATCGAGGTGACTGACACCACCCTCGAGCAGGTCCGAGGCTGGAGGGTACCTGGCCCAGCGGAAGG CGCGCTGGAGCCGGAGGCCGCGGCGGTGGAGGAGGCGGAGCGGCGAGCCCGCAGCTGCCGCCTGCTGTACCAGCGCGCCGGCGTGCGCTTCCTCGTCCCCTTCGCTGCCCATCCGCTGGACGGCGGCCGCCGCCTCACCCATCTGCTCGGCCCGGACTGGCTGCTGGACGTGTCCCACCTCGTGGCGCCGCACGCCCGTGTGCAAGACCCGCGCGTAGCCTCGCTGGAGGGAGGCCGGGTCCTGGTGGGCCGGGAGCCCGGTGTCACCTCCATCGAG GTGCGCTCCCCATTGTCTGACTCCATCCTCGGGGAGCAGGCGCTGGCTGTGACAGATGACAAGGTCTCCGTGCTGGAGCTGCGGGTGCAGCCGGTGATGGGCATCTCACTGGCCCTAAGCTGGGGCACTGCCCACCCCGGGGAGGTCACAGCCACGTGCTGGGCGCAGTCCGCCCTTCCCGCCCCAAAGCAG GAGGTGGCCCTCTCCCTGTGGCTGTCCTTCTCTGACCACACCCTGGCCCCCGCCGAGCTCTACGACCACCATGACCTGGGACTGTCCGTCTCAGCCGAGGAGCCCGGTGCCGTGCTGCCAGCTGAGGAGCAGGGTGCCCATCTCCGGGTGGTGGTGAGTGGGGCGGGTGCCGAGGGGCTGCCCTTGCACGTGGCTCTGCACCCCCCGGAGCCCTGCCGCCGCGGCCGCCACCGTGTGCCCCTGGCCTCTGGCACTGCCTGGCTAGGGCGGCCCCCTGCTCCCACCTCGGcccctgccctcccatccagcccAGCTCAGAGCTCGTCACCAGCTCCAGAGGCCAGCGTGGGTGGAGGACGGCGGGCAGCAGGCAGCATGGGGGGCAGTGGGGATGTGAGGGGCAAGTTCGAGCAGACAGAGGAAGAGGCcgggaaggaggaggcagaagctagggaggaggaggaggaggacggagaggaggagatggttccCGCCCCTCAGCGGGTCACTGAGCTAGAGCTGGGCATGTATGCCCTGCTGGGCATCTTCTGTCTGGCCATCCTCATCTTCCTGGTCAATGGCGTGGTCTTCGTGCTGCGCTACCAGCGCAAGGAGCCTCCCGACGGTGCTGCTGACcctgcctccccccagccccacaaCTGGGTCTGGCTGGGCACCGACCAGGAGGAACTGAGTCGCCAGCTGGACCGGCAGTCCCCTGGCCCGCccaagggggaggggggctgcccTTGCgagagtgggggaggaggggaggccctgaccctggcccaggcccaggcccaggcccctgCTGGGGGCACCACCAGCTCCTCGGGCACCTTGGCCAGGAAGGAAGCCGGGGGGCGGAGGAAGCGCGTGGAGTTTGTGACGTTTGCGCCAGCGCCCCCGGCCCAGCTGCCCGAGGAGCCAGTGGGGGCTCCGGCCGTGCAGTCCATCCTGGTGGCGGGCGAGGAGGACATCCGCTGGGTGTGTGAGGACATGGGGCTGAAGGACCCCGAGGAGCTACGCAGCTACATGGAGCGGATCCGGGGCAGCTCCTGA